The sequence aTGGATGTGTTGTGAGATAAAATGCAACAAATGTGGATGCGCGGCTGCTCGCACGTGCTACATTCTAACGCATTGTGTGAgctgcgcgcgctgcattttagcgcggctgctggagccagcgctgcgcgccgcgccGAACCTAACAATGGGCACGCCGCAAACCACATTTTAGTGCGCTGCGCGTTGGGCGCCCGTGGAAGGTGCTCTTACACCACAGAGCAAGAGAGTAACATAGCAAAGTCACTGCAACTTGTCTCCGGATGCATATGCCTGACCACGAATCCATACCTTAGAACGGAAGAAAATAAACTCGATGTCGTTCTGTGCGCTGATCCCTGGCTCACGGCTTTTGAACAAGTAACGTGTTTACCACTTGTTCTCATTTCCTCCGAGGACGGCGTGTCTGCGGGCAGGAGCGCGAGCAGTGGCGCCGTATCACGTCCGTGCAATCAAACCGTCCTACGTGTCTCCATTAGCTGCCGGAGGGGCTCTAGGCAGGGCGGTCAAAGTCACACCCCATCATCGTCGATCAGCTTAGCCTCAGGACAGGGCCCCCCAACGTGGCCCAGCTAAACCCCAGCGATCCATCCTTAACCCCACTCACTTGTACTCGTCAAACCGCATATATAATTCCCCAGGCCCGGCACTCTCTTCCTTACCACCGCACAACACATCCAACCAAACCTGACCTGGTTGACCTGACATCGCCATGTCATCGACGAGagcgcggcggagcggcggccggcAGTTCGCGGTGGGCGGCCGGTGGCGGCACGTGGCCGTGGTGGACACGGGGTGCGGGTGCCGCCCGCGCCGGCCGAGGCTGCCGCTCATGAGCCTGCCCTCCTTCCTCCGGCCGTCGGTCACCAGAAGCGGCAGCAGCTCCCGCTCGTCGTCCTTATTCccctcctccgcctccaccgcgTCGTCTGCCTCCGCCGCCACCTACTCCTCGTACTCCTCCTCCGGTAACTATGCCAACTACCCCGCCTCCGCCCACGTCTACAAGCACCACCAGGAGCCTGCAGTGCCCTACGGGGTCACGGCCAAGGCGTCGGCGCCGGTTGCGAGGAACAAGGTGGGCAGCAAGGCGAAGAAGAGGCGCGAGAAGATGGCAGCGGCGgccgaggtggaagaggaggaggacgtcgGGGTGGCGGTAGAGAAGGAGTCGTCGGACCCCCGGGCCGACTTCCGTGACAGCATGGTGCAGATGGTGGTGGAGATGGGGCTCTGCGACTGGGACGGCCTCCGCTGCATGCTTCGCCGCCTGCTCGCCCTCAACGCGCCGCGCCACCACGCCGCCATCCTCGCTGCCTTCGCCGAGGTCTGTGCCCAGCTCGCCTCGgagcctcgcccgccgccgcctccggcgtATCAATACGACTACTACTACTGACGAGTGACCAGTCGTTCCAGGTCGTCTGCTCGTGTTCCGTCTGTTCTGTGTGGGGGCTGCTCTCGAGATCCTGGCACCACCTGGTGTACGCATCCCGGTCTGGGCGAGGTTACCGGGTGGTGATAGGATCTCTCGGAAGATAATTTAAGCTAGTAGAAGAAACTTAGTAGTAGTCGCAGTTTTATGTGTGGTCAGTCAGTTATTCGTCTAGCTCTGATTTGCTGGGTTTCTTTGGATGTTTTCCTTCATTTTCCGCTCAGTGTTTCAGCGTGTTGTTTCTAGATTTCTAGTGTCATATAATGTGTGTGCTTGTGTGGCCTTCGGTTTTGCATGAAGGTCACCAAGGAAGTTAGTTCATTAATCAGCTCAGGTAGGCAACTATTTGTGCCATAAGTAGTGATGTGTTGTGATGTGTTTATTATTCTATATGCATTTGGCACTTTCTAGTGTGTGGTGATCTGTAATTTTTCGATGCTTTCTCTTGAATACTTTTCGGTTTTCTAAGTAGTCTTCACTAAAGAACAAGCATTGCATCATCGGATGTTCTTTTTCTCTTGATTATACTACTTATTACTAGTCCAAGCGCATAGTTAAGGACCTAGGCTTCAAGTTTCAACTGCCAAATATTGGTACTCCCTTGTTTAAATTTACTTCGCATATTAACTTTGTCTAAACTTTATCAACTTTGTAAAAAAAACTATATTATAACAATTTAACATATAGTACACCACTAACAGTCGCATGGAGAAAGAAGAGCTTTGAATATGCATGCATGCCAGTGGCATGCGTTGTTCTTGGACTTTTGATGAGGAGTTAGAAGGTGTTCCCAAGAGAGCTTTTGCCTTGAAAGAGTCGAGCATGCACGCATCTGCCGTCCGTGCAGCTACCAGGGGACGCCGTCGATGACTCAGATTTTTCATCGCCATGGCGCACATTCAGCATGCGTGCGTCGGTACGATGCCGGCCGGTGGCAGTGGTTAAAGTTATGTGCTACgggtacatgcatgcatgcaaaagCAGCAAATGGAAGTGCTTCTCCCTCCCTTTCTCTCCCTTCCTTTACTACGAGTAACTAGTGGTTGGGCTACCTTTTGTACTAGTAGTAAGTTGTTTGGCTTTTCATGAAGCTTAAGTCAGCTTTGTGGCCGTTGACTCTGTGTGAAGATCGATCGATGTGCCAATGTGCTTACTTAATGATACTACTTTTTTTTCCGAAGAAACAGCAGGAGCTCTGCCTTTGCATTAAGAAGAAGAAAATTGACCAGTTTATAAGAAAAACTAGCCGAAAACCGAACTTAATGATACTACTACAAAAACGATGTTCTTCACGGAGTTTCAGCAAAAAAGGCATCCGTACTATAGATCCATGCGTACGTCGTGCGTGTATTTATGCATGATTTGTACCAGTGTACTCAACCTCGCAAGTAGCAACTGCTACCTACTAGAGCAACAATGCTACATTCACGGCTCACCGGGTTATTACTGGCTTTTACGGACTTCCTCTTGAGATGGCAAGTTACTATTGGATTAAGGGGGAGGTTGGGCCCCACCCACCTGAAAATCACNNNNNNNNNNNNNNNNNNNNNNNNNNNNNNNNNNNNNNNNNNNNNNNNNNNNNNNNNNNNNNNNNNNNNNNNNNNNNNNNNNNNNNNNNNNNNNNNNNNNNNNNNNNNNNNNNNNNNNNNNNNNNNNNNNNNNNNNNNNNNNNNNNNNNNNNNNNNNNNNNNNNNNNNNNNNNNNNNNNNNNNNNNNNNNNNNNNNNNNNNNNNNNNNNNNNNNNNNNNNNNNNNNNNNNNNNNNNNNNNNNNNNNNNNNCAGAGATTTTATTGTTAGCTCCGTAAAATGCCTGTGTGTTTAGCATTTTTGCTACTAGAGTTACATTGCGTCCACGATTTCATGATACTATATCTGAAGGAGTACCGCTGTACTGAAGAGAGGATCTAATGTTGTTTCTATTTCCTATCTCGACTCTTCCTTATCTCTACGGGAAAATCTATTGGTAAATGGGCCTGAAGGCTCTTTCGTAGTATCCACTAGGCTTGCAGGGCTCATGTAGATGGAATGTACTTTTGTCCCAGGAAAAAATCGGGGCAAATCGGAGAGCTGAGAATGGCAAAGCAACCAAAAAATCCGGGTGTCAGCTCAAGTTGGTCAAGTACAACGGTCTGGTATACCGCCGGCATCTCTAGCAGAACCCTTATAATTTTTTTATGCAAGTTGACTGAATTTACAATTTCAGTAAGCTGATTTTGTGGAAGGAGGAACGGGTGGGGGAGGAAGATGAAAGAAGAATGACCTTCGGATTTTTAATCTATGGTTAAGAAAACTGATttacccaaaataaattttcaagcgGCTAAGGCCATGGCTCCCCCATGCTGAACAAAATCCTTAAATTGCCCTTATATATTTTGTGGATTTGCAGAGTTAAGGCCTAAATTTGAATGTATGGCCCCCTCAAATAACCATACATGTATCATTGCCCTCCTGGCTCTGCTCCCGATAGCTGGTCCCTAAGTTAATCCGCCTCGTTACTTGGTTACGTACATGCTTGAAGGACGAGCCAGCCACGGCATGCCTGGCAGCTGCATCAATGGGGAGGACGCTGTCAAGCTCTGGTATGcttgtgtgcgtgtgtgcgcgcaCGCTTGTGATTCATGCCAACTACCAAGCAAGCCTCCCATTCACCATGGCCATGCCCGACAGCTCCATCCATGGAGAAGGACATAGCCAAGCTCTGGtacgtttgtgtgtgtgtgtgtgtgcgcgcgcgcgtgtgcgcGCTCGTGATtcgttgaaagtgcgttatatcgactagaggggggtgaataggcgatttttatgaattcttcattgaggaatttgctggtgaggaaattccttagcgaagaactacttgtagcggaataagtactctgaagtaaacataacaaaacacaagcatagtcatcatgatgaaatgaagacaagcacagagtacagaaagcgtaagcacaggataacacaggatgaagacggacagactgaagaaattgaactgaggaaattgagaaagtcttcagtcaaagtcttcaaacagatatgaataagcacacaacaactgaaatgaggaaatgaaagagttgaggaaatagaatcagtaagcttggtgaagacaatgatttggtagaccagttccaactgctgtctcagttgtacgtctggttggagcagctaggtatttaaacctaaggacacacagtcccggacatacAGTccgggacacacagtcctcaccgtattctccttgagctaaggtcacacagacctcgcccaatcactcatggtaagtcttcaggtgacttccaaaccttcacagactaggtcactcggcgatccacaattcctcttggatgctcttgaccatgacgcctaaccgtctggaagaagcacagtcttcaaaggtaacaagcgtcggatccacgcaggatcaatctcttcagtgatgc comes from Triticum aestivum cultivar Chinese Spring chromosome 5B, IWGSC CS RefSeq v2.1, whole genome shotgun sequence and encodes:
- the LOC123115914 gene encoding transcription repressor OFP8 isoform X2 — protein: MSSTRARRSGGRQFAVGGRWRHVAVVDTGCGCRPRRPRLPLMSLPSFLRPSVTRSGSSSRSSSLFPSSASTASSASAATYSSYSSSGNYANYPASAHVYKHHQEPAVPYGVTAKASAPVARNKVGSKAKKRREKMAAAAEVEEEEDVGVAVEKESSDPRADFRDSMVQMVVEMGLCDWDGLRCMLRRLLALNAPRHHAAILAAFAEVCAQLASEPRPPPPPAYQYDYYY
- the LOC123115914 gene encoding transcription repressor OFP8 isoform X1 codes for the protein MSSTRARRSGGRQFAVGGRWRHVAVVDTGCGCRPRRPRLPLMSLPSFLRPSVTRSGSSSRSSSLFPSSASTASSASAATYSSYSSSGNYANYPASAHVYKHHQEPAVPYGVTAKASAPVARNKVGSKAKKRREKMAAAAEVEEEEDVGVAVEKESSDPRADFRDSMVQMVVEMGLCDWDGLRCMLRRLLALNAPRHHAAILAAFAEVVCSCSVCSVWGLLSRSWHHLVYASRSGRGYRVVIGSLGR